Below is a window of Halomonas sp. Bachu 37 DNA.
AGCCACTTTGGCTATGGTGCCTTCGCCGGGGCGCTGTACCCCGCCACACGTCAACGAGTCGCGCATCCTTTGGTCTACGGCAGCGGCTACGGTGTGGCGATATGGGCAGCGAGCTATTTCGGCTGGATTCCGGCGCTGCATATCCTCCCGCCGCCCCATCGTCACCCGGCCAATCGTCGCCAGCTAATGATTGCCGTTCATCTGGTGTGGGGAGCCGGCACCGTATGGATCGGCGAATATCTGGCGAACCGACAGGACGCCCCCTTTCGGCAACGGCTGAACTAGCCACGCATCACTTGCAGGCTCGGGGCGCTATGCCCCAGGTTCTCCTGCATCCGCTCGCTGTACTAGTTGACTCTTTGAAGCATGCAAGGCCGAAACCTCACGCTTCAATCCACAATTCCTGGTTTTTGAAGGCCTTTTTCTGGCGCGCAGCGACGCATCATGTAAGCAATTTCCTACACAGCGTAAGCCTTTTTAGAAACTTGCACGACCTTGGTCAAAACATCGGCATGTACGTAGATTTACATCTAAGAAAGCATTAATTTGAGAGAAAATATTCAGCAAAAACATAATACCGAACGTGAACGCTGGGATATCACCTTGGATTATTCATTTCTCTATGACGCGGCAAAG
It encodes the following:
- a CDS encoding DUF1440 domain-containing protein, with protein sequence MNRYLAGAIGGLLATVPMTLAMEALYRRLPREERYPLPPREITQDLLQKVEADALLDEDQRVELSLVSHFGYGAFAGALYPATRQRVAHPLVYGSGYGVAIWAASYFGWIPALHILPPPHRHPANRRQLMIAVHLVWGAGTVWIGEYLANRQDAPFRQRLN